A region of Oxyura jamaicensis isolate SHBP4307 breed ruddy duck chromosome 5, BPBGC_Ojam_1.0, whole genome shotgun sequence DNA encodes the following proteins:
- the FOXA1 gene encoding hepatocyte nuclear factor 3-alpha, with protein sequence MLGTVKMEGHETSDWNSYYADTQEAYSSVPVSNMNSGLGSMNTMNTYMTMNTMTTSGNMTSGSFNMSYANTGLGAGLSPGAVAGMPAGSAGPVNGMPAGVAAMGTALSPGGINAMSAQPAPMNGLSPYGSMNPCMSPMAYTQSNLGRTRDAKTFKRSYPHAKPPYSYISLITMAIQQAPSKMLTLSEIYQWIMDLFPYYRQNQQRWQNSIRHSLSFNDCFVKVARSPDKPGKGSYWTLHPDSGNMFENGCYLRRQKRFKCEKPANSKVPQEGRKDQAGASSSSSNSPLHRGHSKAAQLDTATSLSSSNPSTSPPSMDHSGSSTELKTSVSAASSTISSVPALASVPHPPHSLAHEPQLHLKGDPHYSFNHPFSINNLMSSSEQQHKLDFKAYEQALQYSSYGAGIPGGLPLGSASMAGRSSIEPSALEPSYYQGVYSRPVLNTS encoded by the exons ATGTTAGGGACTGTGAAAATGGAAGGGCATGAAACCAGCGACTGGAACAGCTACTACGCCGACACTCAGGAG GCCTATTCCTCGGTGCCCGTGAGCAACATGAACTCGGGGCTGGGCTCCATGAACACCATGAACACCTACATGACCATGAACACCATGACGACCAGCGGCAACATGACCTCCGGCTCCTTCAACATGTCCTACGCCaacacggggctgggggccggaCTGAGCCCTGGCGCCGTGGCTGGGATGCCGGcgggctcggcggggccggtGAACGGCATGCCGGCCGGCGTGGCCGCCATGGGCACGGCGCTGAGCCCCGGCGGCATCAACGCCATGTCGGCCCAGCCCGCCCCCATGAACGGGCTGAGCCCCTACGGCAGCATGAACCCCTGCATGAGCCCCATGGCCTACACGCAGTCCAACCTGGGCAGGACGCGGGACGCCAAGACGTTCAAGCGGAGCTACCCCCACGCCAAGCCGCCCTACTCCTACATCTCCCTCATCACCATGGCCATCCAGCAGGCTCCCAGCAAGATGCTGACGCTGAGCGAGATCTACCAGTGGATCATGGACCTCTTCCCCTACTACCGGCAGAACCAGCAGCGGTGGCAGAACAGCATCCGCCACTCGCTCTCCTTCAACGACTGCTTCGTCAAGGTGGCCCGCTCCCCCGACAAGCCCGGCAAGGGCTCCTACTGGACCCTGCACCCCGACTCCGGCAACATGTTTGAGAACGGCTGCTACCTCCGCCGGCAAAAGCGCTTCAAGTGCGAGAAGCCGGCGAACAGCAAAGTCCCCCAGGAGGGCAGGAAAGATCAGGCCGGggcctccagctccagctccaacTCCCCCCTGCACAGAGGCCACAGCAAAGCGGCACAGCTGGACACCGCCACCTCCCTCTCCAGCTCCAACCCGTCCACCAGTCCCCCGTCCATGGACCACAGCGGATCGAGCACGGAGCTAAAGACCTCGGTCTCGGCCGCCTCCTCCACCATCAGCTCCGTCCCTGCCTTGGCCTCCGTCCCGCACCCCCCTCACTCCTTAGCCCACGAACCCCAGCTCCACCTCAAAGGGGATCCCCACTACTCCTTCAACCACCCCTTTTCCATCAACAACCTCATGTCCTCCTcggagcagcagcacaagctggACTTCAAAGCCTACGAGCAGGCGCTGCAATATTCCTCCTACGGGGCCGGCATCCCCGGCGGGCTGCCCCTGGGCAGCGCCTCCATGGCGGGCCGGAGCAGCATCGAGCCCTCGGCCCTGGAGCCCTCCTACTACCAAGGTGTGTATTCCAGACCCGTGCTAAACACCTCGTAG